The genomic stretch CCTCACCGATTTCGACGAATTTTGACACATATCCAACTGAGGGAACTCCTAACCATTTTCCAGTTTGTGGCCCAACTTGCTCAGTTTCTCCATCCACCGCTCTTCTTCCAAACAGGTAAATGTCCCCTTCACCAATCTTCTTTATTGCCTTATATAGAGTGTATGAAGTAGCCCATGTATCTGCACCGGCCATAGCCCTGTCAGTTATTAAATATGCCTCATCCGCACCCATCGCTATTGCTTCTCTTAAGGCATTTTCGGCTTGTGGCGGACCCATTGTAATTACTATAACTTTTCCACCATACCTTTCTCTAAGCCTGATTCCCTCTTCAATTGCGTGTAAATCTGGTGGGTTAATTACGGCTGGAACTCCTTCCCTTACAAGGTTATTTGTTACTGGATCTATTCTTAAATCATCAGCATCTGGAACTTGCTTAATTGAAACAAATATTCTCATCAACTATAATATCTAATCATACGTATATAAATCTACATTTGATATTTTTAAAATCATATTGAATTTTTTAAACAACGCTTTAAGGTAGAGTTTTAATTAAGAAGTATAAAGCTCTAATTAAATACTACATAACGTAAAAACTCTCTGGTTATAACCAGGAAGCACAACATATAATCTCGCTTGATAAAAATAGTTAGCTAGAGCAAAAAAGTTAAAAAAGTTAGATTTCTTTCTCTTACAATATGTCTTCAGGTCTAACTGGTGTCTTTGTAAACCTCTTCCCTAATGCATCTTCTAGTGCTCTAATAATCACGGCGGGTCCAACGATTAATGCTGCTTCACCTACTCCTTTAGCGCCAGTAGGCCATGCCGATGCGTGAGGTTTTTCAACGAAGTAACTCTCGAACTTTGGTGCTTCAACAGCCGTTGGTATAAAGTAATCAGCATAGGTGACAGTTAGTTGCCCATCTTCGTTAATGATAGCCTCTTCATATAACGCTTGTCCAACAGCTTGCACAGCACCACCGTGTATTTGACCTTCAGCTAATGCTGGATTTATTACATTACCTATATCATCATATGCTTTATATGTTAATACTTTAGGAATACCGTAATCGTTGACTTCAACAACTGCTACATGAACACCATACGGGAATGTAACATCACCTGGCAAGATTATTTGGGCTGATATTCCTAGATCTTTACCATAATAGCCGTTTCTAGCTACATCATTCCAACTTACTTTTTTGCTCTTATCTTTCTTGTTATAGAATTCTCCGTTCTCGTACTCGATTTCCTCTACATCGGCATTTAATAATCTCGCCGCTATTCTCTTCATTTTTTCTAACACTTCTTTAGAGGCAACCATCGCTGCACTAGCCGCTGCAGCAGCTGTTCTTGAACCATAAGTTCCCATACTGGCTGCAACAGTATCAGTATCTCCCCATATTACTTTAATCCTGTTAATATCTATTTGCAAAGTATCGGCAACTACTTGTGCAATTGCTGTTTCTGTTCCTTGGCCATGTGGAGTACCTCCAGTGATAACTAACACATCACCGTTTTCATCAACCCTAATCTCTCCAAACTCCCAAGGACCAAATCCACTAATTTCTAGGTAATATGCCATACCAACTCCTATTTTTCTTCCCTTCTTTCTCTCCTCTTCAGCCCACTTCTTTAATTCATAATACTGGAGTTTCTGTATTCCATCCTTTAGTAAAGCTAAGTAATCGCCAGAATCATATTTCAGTCCAAATGGGTTTGTATATGGCATTTCATTGACCCTTACTAAATTCCTTTCTCTAATAGTTACGTCATCTAGCTTTAATTCATCAGCCACAATGCTCATGATTCTCTCTATAATAAACGTTGCCTCTGGTCTACTGGCTCCTCTGTACATAGTAATTGGTGGTGTAGTAGTATAAACAGCCCTACTTCTTATACTAACACCTCTAATCTTATAAGGTCCCGGTACCATTAGTGGAATTATTGCTGGTTGTAATGGCGCAGTAAGTGTTAAATAAGCACCCAGGTCTACTAGTAAGTCGCCTCTTATACCTAATACTGTACCATCGTTCTTTACTGCTACTTCTCCCTTAAACGTATTATGCCTAGCTTCTGATGCCAACATTTCCTCACTTCTTGTAGCTGTCCATCTTACAACTCTTCCTAACTTTATTGAAGACGCTATAACGCTAACTTCTTCTGGCATGAAGTTAACTTTGCTTCCAAAAGCTCCACCAACATCTGGCATTATTACTCTTATTTTACTAGCCGGAATTCCAAATATTCTCGAGAACTCACTTCTAGCTAAATGAGGTACTTGAGTAGAATACCATATCGTTAATGTTCCGCCCTCATACCGTGAAACTATACCTCT from Sulfolobus sp. S-194 encodes the following:
- the cutA gene encoding glyceraldehyde dehydrogenase subunit alpha, giving the protein MKYVGQSVKRFYDDKFVTGRSTYVDDIQISSLYAGFVRSPYSHAKIKSIDITDALKVPGIVAVYTYKDLAPLIKDGIRIWNTYEDPRMWRFVPRKPLADDKVRFAGEPVAIVIGVNKYVVRDAVDKVNVDYEKLPPVVKIEEALEDKVIIHEELKTNVAFDQTFNGGNVEEAFKQADKVIPVEITNNRLIPSPMEPRGIVSRYEGGTLTIWYSTQVPHLARSEFSRIFGIPASKIRVIMPDVGGAFGSKVNFMPEEVSVIASSIKLGRVVRWTATRSEEMLASEARHNTFKGEVAVKNDGTVLGIRGDLLVDLGAYLTLTAPLQPAIIPLMVPGPYKIRGVSIRSRAVYTTTPPITMYRGASRPEATFIIERIMSIVADELKLDDVTIRERNLVRVNEMPYTNPFGLKYDSGDYLALLKDGIQKLQYYELKKWAEEERKKGRKIGVGMAYYLEISGFGPWEFGEIRVDENGDVLVITGGTPHGQGTETAIAQVVADTLQIDINRIKVIWGDTDTVAASMGTYGSRTAAAAASAAMVASKEVLEKMKRIAARLLNADVEEIEYENGEFYNKKDKSKKVSWNDVARNGYYGKDLGISAQIILPGDVTFPYGVHVAVVEVNDYGIPKVLTYKAYDDIGNVINPALAEGQIHGGAVQAVGQALYEEAIINEDGQLTVTYADYFIPTAVEAPKFESYFVEKPHASAWPTGAKGVGEAALIVGPAVIIRALEDALGKRFTKTPVRPEDIL